A stretch of Cytophagales bacterium DNA encodes these proteins:
- a CDS encoding Mur ligase family protein produces MPVQFEQIQDKQRIVIIDSEGSSEIMKIALHVLDQNERKFDFWWASGKHSLSDAPVILIEAQDQASEGNKAKFFDCQHHIIVLHHVSDQFPESYGSFEAYLAQFENLADQTPKGGTILYYQDDNVANLIAGEREREDIKLIEYGNIDNLNERASAAKGLLKRIGITDEMFDKAYQSYPN; encoded by the coding sequence ATGCCAGTACAATTTGAGCAGATCCAGGATAAGCAGCGAATCGTGATCATTGACAGTGAGGGGTCCTCTGAAATCATGAAAATTGCGTTGCACGTACTTGACCAAAATGAACGGAAATTTGACTTCTGGTGGGCCAGTGGCAAACATTCCCTCAGTGATGCACCCGTCATTCTCATAGAAGCACAAGATCAGGCCTCCGAGGGGAATAAGGCCAAATTCTTTGATTGTCAGCATCATATCATTGTATTGCATCACGTGTCAGATCAGTTTCCGGAATCCTACGGCTCCTTCGAAGCTTATCTGGCTCAGTTTGAAAATCTGGCAGATCAAACACCCAAAGGGGGAACGATATTGTATTATCAGGATGACAATGTAGCCAACCTGATTGCAGGAGAACGTGAGCGCGAAGACATTAAGCTGATCGAGTACGGCAATATCGATAACCTGAATGAAAGGGCCAGCGCAGCCAAGGGATTATTGAAACGAATAGGAATTACGGACGAAATGTTCGATAAAGCTTACCAGAGCTACCCAAACTAA
- a CDS encoding 3'-5' exonuclease, whose translation MKLNLKSPLVVFDLETTGTNIAHDRIVEIAMIKVMPSGEEIEKTRRLNPEMHIPKETSLIHGIYDEDVKDEPNFKQVAKSMAQFLEGCDLAGFNILKFDVPVLVEEFLRANVEFEVDSRRLLDAQKIFHMMEKRNLSAALKFYTGKDLINAHSALADTQATLDVFKAQIERYDGQEVFDLLGKKVGNIANDMDVIDDLTNKKMIDLAGRMVYDDKGIERFNFGKHRGKPVLEVLQKEPSFYDWMMKGDFPLDTKRKLTQLRLKSFGK comes from the coding sequence GTGAAACTAAATCTAAAAAGTCCTCTAGTGGTTTTTGACCTTGAAACCACGGGAACCAATATTGCTCATGATCGAATTGTAGAGATCGCAATGATCAAGGTCATGCCCTCAGGGGAAGAAATTGAAAAAACGAGACGGCTCAATCCGGAAATGCATATTCCAAAGGAAACCAGCCTGATCCATGGCATCTACGACGAGGATGTAAAGGACGAACCAAACTTCAAGCAAGTAGCCAAAAGCATGGCACAATTTCTTGAAGGTTGTGATCTGGCTGGATTCAACATCCTGAAATTTGATGTTCCCGTACTGGTTGAAGAGTTTCTACGGGCCAATGTAGAGTTCGAGGTGGACAGCAGAAGGCTATTGGATGCCCAGAAGATTTTCCATATGATGGAAAAAAGAAATTTATCAGCAGCGCTTAAATTCTACACAGGCAAGGATTTGATCAACGCACACAGTGCTCTTGCCGATACCCAGGCCACATTGGATGTGTTTAAGGCACAAATTGAGCGTTACGATGGTCAGGAAGTATTTGATCTACTGGGCAAGAAAGTTGGAAACATCGCCAATGACATGGATGTGATCGATGATCTCACCAATAAAAAGATGATTGACCTGGCCGGAAGAATGGTCTACGATGATAAAGGTATTGAACGCTTCAATTTTGGAAAACACCGTGGAAAGCCTGTCCTTGAAGTCCTTCAAAAAGAACCCAGTTTTTATGATTGGATGATGAAAGGTGACTTCCCGCTTGACACCAAACGAAAATTGACCCAACTTAGATTGAAGAGTTTCGGTAAGTGA
- a CDS encoding bifunctional alpha,alpha-trehalose-phosphate synthase (UDP-forming)/trehalose-phosphatase: MAKTIIVSNRLPVKISQEKNKLSYHTSEGGLATGLGSIYREGDNIWVGWPGLAVTKASQKAEIVEHLATESMKPVFLSAQEIEDFYEGFSNETLWPNFHYFNQYTVYDEGLWKAYQKVNRKFAKELESVVEEGDTLWIHDYQLLLVPEMIRSIMPNVAIGFFLHIPFPSYESFRLLPWRRELLNGMLGADLLGFHTYDDMRHFLSSVSRLAGLGNSNGQISVGQRLVLADAMPMGIDYDKYAASAAMPETLEREVRYRTSVGQHKIMLSIDRLDYSKGIPQRLKAFERFLETYADYRSKVSLIMVVVPSRDTVPKYAQLKEEIDLLVGRINGKYGRMNWTPVHYFYRSFPITALSAFYRMANVALVTPMRDGMNLVCKEYIASRLDKKGVLVLSEMAGASKELSDAILINPNDIEQSAQTMKEALDMPEKEQIRRMDSMQESLKHYNIHHWVKLFMSRLEFIKKEQEGLRTKPMTQALKDKVMDHYAEAKKRLLFLDYDGTLVGFHSDPNDSKPDKALKNILENLTGDPKNKVVVISGRGKETLEKWLAAYPIDIIAEHGVWNKAHDGDWKMLTHMNNDWKEEIDNLLKSYVDRTPGSFVEYKDYSLVWHYRRVETGLGEIRTRELTSHLKYITNDKDLQVLEGDMVVEIKNSQVNKGKAAAAWMRKNKAEFYLACGDDWTDEDTFRNMPEDAYTIKVGTTSSVAKYRVENYVAIRELLSGLGA; the protein is encoded by the coding sequence ATGGCAAAAACCATCATTGTATCTAACCGTTTACCGGTTAAGATCTCGCAAGAAAAAAATAAATTATCCTATCACACCAGTGAAGGTGGACTTGCCACCGGGCTTGGTTCCATTTATCGCGAAGGCGATAACATCTGGGTAGGCTGGCCTGGGCTTGCTGTCACGAAAGCCTCACAAAAAGCCGAGATCGTTGAACATCTCGCCACCGAGAGTATGAAACCCGTTTTCCTAAGTGCTCAGGAAATTGAGGATTTCTATGAGGGATTCAGTAATGAAACCCTGTGGCCCAACTTTCATTATTTCAACCAATACACGGTTTATGATGAGGGACTTTGGAAGGCTTATCAAAAAGTGAACCGGAAGTTTGCCAAGGAATTGGAAAGCGTGGTTGAAGAAGGTGACACTCTCTGGATCCATGATTACCAGCTGCTTTTGGTACCAGAGATGATCCGAAGCATTATGCCCAATGTGGCCATCGGATTTTTCCTGCACATCCCCTTCCCTTCATACGAATCCTTTCGATTATTACCCTGGAGACGTGAATTATTGAACGGAATGTTAGGTGCGGACCTTTTAGGCTTCCACACCTATGATGACATGCGTCACTTTCTTTCATCAGTCAGCCGTTTGGCCGGGCTCGGCAATTCGAACGGGCAGATAAGTGTAGGTCAGCGACTGGTTTTAGCAGATGCCATGCCTATGGGTATCGACTATGATAAGTATGCTGCTTCAGCTGCCATGCCGGAAACGCTGGAGCGCGAAGTACGTTATCGAACGTCTGTCGGTCAACACAAGATCATGTTGTCCATCGATCGGCTAGATTACTCTAAAGGCATTCCGCAGCGACTGAAAGCATTTGAAAGATTTCTCGAAACCTATGCTGACTATCGATCCAAAGTTTCCCTGATCATGGTCGTGGTGCCTTCTCGAGATACAGTACCGAAATACGCCCAATTAAAAGAAGAAATTGACCTGTTGGTTGGTAGGATCAATGGTAAGTACGGCCGTATGAACTGGACTCCTGTTCATTATTTCTACCGCAGTTTCCCAATTACAGCCTTGTCTGCGTTTTACCGCATGGCCAATGTGGCACTGGTAACACCTATGCGTGATGGAATGAACCTGGTTTGTAAGGAATACATTGCCAGTCGACTGGATAAGAAAGGCGTTTTGGTCCTGAGTGAAATGGCGGGTGCCTCAAAAGAGCTTTCGGATGCGATCCTGATCAATCCTAATGACATAGAGCAATCAGCCCAAACCATGAAAGAGGCCCTGGACATGCCTGAAAAGGAACAGATCCGGAGAATGGACAGCATGCAGGAGTCGCTGAAGCACTACAACATCCATCATTGGGTGAAACTGTTCATGTCCCGATTGGAATTCATCAAAAAAGAACAAGAAGGTTTGAGAACCAAACCAATGACCCAGGCACTGAAGGACAAGGTCATGGATCATTACGCCGAAGCCAAGAAACGCTTATTGTTCCTCGATTATGACGGAACCCTGGTTGGCTTCCATTCCGACCCGAATGACTCAAAGCCGGACAAAGCATTGAAAAACATTTTGGAAAACTTAACCGGTGATCCTAAAAATAAGGTGGTCGTGATCAGTGGTCGCGGAAAAGAAACACTGGAGAAATGGCTTGCAGCTTACCCCATCGACATCATTGCAGAACATGGCGTCTGGAACAAAGCCCATGATGGCGATTGGAAGATGTTGACCCATATGAACAATGACTGGAAGGAAGAAATCGACAATCTCTTGAAAAGCTACGTGGATCGAACACCTGGCTCATTCGTGGAATACAAGGACTACTCGCTGGTCTGGCACTACCGAAGAGTCGAGACAGGTTTAGGTGAGATCCGAACCCGTGAGCTTACCAGTCACTTGAAGTATATCACCAACGATAAAGACCTGCAAGTCTTGGAAGGTGACATGGTCGTTGAGATCAAAAACTCTCAGGTAAACAAAGGAAAAGCGGCTGCAGCCTGGATGCGGAAAAACAAAGCAGAATTCTACCTGGCATGTGGTGATGACTGGACCGATGAAGACACCTTTCGTAACATGCCTGAAGATGCGTATACCATCAAAGTAGGTACAACTTCATCCGTCGCAAAATATAGGGTGGAGAATTACGTAGCGATTCGGGAATTGCTGTCTGGGTTGGGGGCTTAA
- a CDS encoding glycoside hydrolase family 15 protein: protein MSRHTYDYGVIGNCAFTAHVHLNTNISWLCWPRFDSSFIFGGMIDPEKGGEFSVRPQGDKLISSQYYIENTNVLCTEVEGDSGVYRITDFAPRFYQQDRYYKPLMLIRKIERVRGNPNIIVKCQPKGGYGEVEPQHSLGSNHVRFLGLESEVRLTTNISLNYIMEEQSFILNETKYLVMTWGPPMEAALEETAEVFLNKTTKYWRDWVKTASIVNFYQREAIRSALILKIHQYEDTGAIIAATTTSLPESPGSTRNWDYRYCWMRDTFYTLNAFNNIGHFEESEKYFHYILNTTHDEKDRFQPLYGITGTKSLDERSTDLSGYMGNVPVRVGNQAYTHIQNDVYGQVLVSLLPLYNDMRIIFTDRFDTSELIWKTLKMIDKTFDEQDAGLWEFRNLAQHHCYTYLFHWAGSSAAMKIAKVLGDQKMGDLAAKLKVKSAKMIEKCYVPEKKGFAQAVGVDRMDASTLQLIMMNYLPGNTDKAKEHLKAMEKELHASGGLFYRYKHQDDFGEPETTFLICAFWYVEALACVGRLDEAIEYFQNLVSYSNHVGLLSEDVKEGDGSMWGNFPQAYSHVGLLNAATRIAKKLDQPDFY, encoded by the coding sequence ATGAGCAGACATACTTATGATTATGGAGTGATTGGAAATTGTGCTTTTACAGCGCATGTTCACTTAAATACTAATATTTCCTGGCTATGCTGGCCCCGGTTTGACAGTAGCTTCATATTTGGAGGAATGATCGATCCTGAAAAGGGTGGGGAATTCTCCGTACGGCCACAAGGCGATAAGCTCATTTCTTCTCAATATTACATTGAGAACACCAACGTGCTTTGTACGGAGGTAGAAGGAGATAGTGGCGTGTATCGGATCACGGATTTTGCTCCTCGATTTTATCAGCAAGACCGATACTACAAGCCATTGATGTTGATCAGAAAGATCGAACGAGTCAGAGGGAATCCAAACATCATAGTGAAATGTCAACCTAAAGGGGGATACGGTGAAGTAGAGCCACAACATAGCCTCGGAAGCAACCATGTCCGTTTTCTTGGTTTGGAATCGGAGGTTAGGTTGACGACCAATATTTCGCTCAACTACATCATGGAGGAACAGAGCTTCATCCTGAATGAGACGAAATACCTGGTCATGACCTGGGGACCGCCAATGGAAGCTGCCCTGGAAGAAACGGCGGAAGTGTTCTTGAACAAAACCACCAAATATTGGCGAGATTGGGTAAAAACGGCGAGTATCGTTAACTTTTATCAACGTGAAGCCATACGGTCGGCATTGATCCTGAAGATCCATCAATACGAAGATACAGGTGCGATCATTGCAGCGACTACAACGAGTTTGCCGGAATCACCCGGAAGTACCCGAAACTGGGATTATCGCTATTGCTGGATGCGAGATACGTTCTATACACTCAACGCCTTCAATAATATTGGCCATTTTGAGGAATCGGAAAAGTATTTCCACTACATCCTCAATACCACGCATGATGAAAAAGATCGGTTCCAGCCACTTTATGGCATCACCGGAACCAAGAGTCTTGATGAACGCTCTACGGACCTTTCAGGATACATGGGTAATGTCCCGGTTCGGGTAGGTAATCAAGCTTATACGCATATTCAGAATGATGTCTACGGTCAGGTATTGGTGTCGCTGTTGCCATTGTACAACGACATGCGGATCATCTTTACAGATCGCTTTGATACTTCGGAATTGATCTGGAAGACCCTGAAAATGATCGATAAGACTTTTGATGAGCAGGATGCGGGTCTATGGGAATTCCGAAACCTGGCACAACATCATTGCTATACCTACTTGTTCCATTGGGCAGGTAGTAGTGCGGCGATGAAGATCGCTAAGGTTCTGGGAGACCAGAAGATGGGTGATTTGGCGGCCAAACTGAAAGTGAAATCTGCCAAAATGATTGAGAAGTGCTACGTGCCGGAGAAAAAGGGTTTTGCTCAGGCCGTAGGGGTGGACCGAATGGATGCGAGTACTTTGCAGCTCATCATGATGAATTACCTCCCTGGGAATACCGATAAAGCCAAGGAGCATTTGAAAGCCATGGAGAAAGAACTTCATGCGTCAGGTGGACTGTTTTACCGATACAAGCATCAGGATGATTTCGGTGAGCCTGAAACTACTTTCCTGATCTGCGCTTTCTGGTATGTGGAAGCATTGGCCTGTGTTGGTAGATTGGATGAAGCCATCGAGTACTTCCAAAACCTGGTTTCCTATAGCAATCACGTTGGTTTACTCAGTGAAGATGTGAAGGAAGGAGACGGAAGCATGTGGGGGAACTTCCCTCAGGCGTACAGCCATGTTGGATTACTCAATGCGGCAACACGCATCGCGAAGAAACTGGATCAACCGGATTTTTATTGA
- a CDS encoding NAD-binding protein, which produces MFRRFFKNPQLGILFDIFVGVVIYVILLITLVRVESISDQSALTTYSNAFWYSIVTLTTVGYGDLFPATVYGRFIGAVFVLLSLSVHIVLIGTFVNLMSTIKENRKLGLAGINFTDHAIVIGWDDFGKMVVEQLMGVGKKIVIVTDNKLELEHIYETYDTKNIFVFYNDLKNFEALEKVNITHSSIVFVNLPDDTDKLVWIVNIRKVYPDLEFVVTLENGDLKNTFISAGVTNTISKHEISSKLLASYMFEPDVASYSESIMSFAQSDGDYDIKQFLVTPSNPYVGKTYQETFFELKKKYNSVLIGITKRDKYGNKRLIKNPLGDLKIGMGDYLIVILNGKAFKLLKKVFNVEEGVFKNKKKS; this is translated from the coding sequence ATGTTTAGAAGATTTTTCAAGAATCCTCAGTTAGGGATTTTGTTTGACATTTTTGTCGGTGTTGTCATCTATGTGATACTGCTTATTACCCTTGTACGGGTCGAAAGTATCAGTGACCAATCAGCACTCACCACCTACTCCAATGCATTCTGGTATTCTATTGTCACGCTCACTACGGTGGGTTATGGCGACCTGTTCCCTGCAACAGTCTATGGCCGGTTCATTGGAGCAGTTTTTGTTTTGCTCAGCCTGAGCGTTCATATCGTATTAATTGGAACTTTCGTTAATCTCATGTCAACCATAAAGGAAAACCGAAAACTTGGCCTCGCTGGCATTAATTTCACTGATCATGCCATCGTCATCGGATGGGATGACTTTGGAAAAATGGTCGTAGAACAGCTCATGGGGGTGGGTAAAAAGATTGTGATCGTTACTGACAATAAATTGGAGCTTGAGCACATCTATGAGACGTACGATACAAAAAACATATTTGTCTTTTACAACGACTTGAAAAACTTTGAAGCGTTGGAAAAAGTCAATATAACGCACAGTTCTATCGTTTTTGTAAATCTTCCGGATGATACGGATAAACTGGTATGGATAGTCAATATCAGGAAAGTATACCCCGATCTGGAATTTGTAGTGACGTTGGAGAATGGCGACCTAAAGAACACTTTTATCAGTGCCGGAGTGACCAACACCATTTCTAAACATGAGATCTCGTCCAAACTTCTGGCGAGCTATATGTTTGAGCCGGACGTTGCTTCTTACAGTGAGTCCATCATGTCATTTGCACAGTCAGATGGCGACTATGACATCAAGCAATTCCTGGTGACACCTAGCAATCCTTATGTAGGCAAAACGTATCAGGAGACCTTCTTTGAACTGAAAAAGAAGTACAACTCTGTATTGATTGGTATTACCAAGCGAGATAAATACGGCAACAAAAGATTGATCAAAAATCCATTAGGAGACCTGAAGATCGGCATGGGTGACTACTTGATCGTGATCCTGAATGGAAAGGCATTCAAACTACTGAAGAAGGTCTTCAACGTTGAAGAGGGTGTTTTCAAGAACAAGAAAAAATCGTAA
- a CDS encoding GPP34 family phosphoprotein produces the protein MKLSIAEGLYLIAMDDEEGRLLSAAEKRIIPGVISAIVLELYITKKISLEGGVVKVISQEGTGNKILDDVAKKVVSGKNVVTQVEHLSDHFKDILADLDELLSQRGILKREATKLLWIPLSERMGNANYAYEKEIRNILRAMVFKNAKPTPAFVVLMSLIYDCNILDEVFRDKDELIDAEKVAKDVADSIAVDPDTSKALHDLRAYFERLP, from the coding sequence ATGAAATTAAGTATCGCTGAAGGATTATATCTCATTGCTATGGATGATGAAGAGGGTAGATTGTTATCTGCTGCTGAGAAAAGAATCATCCCTGGTGTTATTAGTGCGATTGTACTCGAACTATACATTACCAAGAAAATTAGCCTGGAAGGAGGCGTCGTTAAAGTGATTAGTCAGGAGGGAACTGGTAACAAGATCCTCGATGACGTTGCTAAGAAAGTAGTTTCCGGGAAAAATGTAGTGACTCAGGTAGAACACCTATCTGATCATTTCAAAGATATTTTGGCGGACCTGGATGAATTACTCTCTCAAAGAGGAATTCTGAAACGTGAGGCCACCAAATTGCTTTGGATCCCACTATCGGAGCGAATGGGTAATGCCAACTATGCTTACGAGAAGGAAATTAGAAACATCCTGCGGGCCATGGTATTTAAGAATGCCAAGCCTACTCCTGCGTTCGTTGTGTTAATGTCCCTGATCTATGATTGTAACATTCTTGATGAAGTATTCAGAGATAAGGACGAATTGATTGATGCAGAGAAGGTGGCGAAGGATGTTGCCGATTCTATTGCGGTTGATCCTGATACATCAAAAGCATTGCACGATCTGCGTGCTTACTTTGAGAGACTTCCTTAA
- a CDS encoding sodium:proton antiporter translates to MSILDLITLLIFLAAVFTLINITVLKLPSTIGLMAIALMMSVVILLLGYVFPAVGGVAESIIEEFDFQEVLLNVMLNFLLFAGALSINLKKLMEERVPVFTLATLGTLMSTFIVGYLIYWTFPILGYKIELIYCLLFGALISPTDPIAVLALVKKFNLSKNLEMKIAGESLFNDGVGVVVFLTILGIAAPEAMHHGGAEAAEAHAPGAADIAMLFGKEVIGGVLMGAIFGFLGFRLLDFIDNDHVELEVLVTLTLVMVGGRIAELLHVSAPLAMVVMGLFIGNEGRDENLANATGEYVFKFWHLLDEALNAILFILIGLEMIVIAKTFSIDMIIVGVVGIMIVLFARFLGVSIPISILSLRRKFEEGTIKILWWGGLRGGISVALALSLSDVAGIPEEVKNIILFTTYCCVVFSILVQGLTIPMLLKK, encoded by the coding sequence ATGAGTATTCTCGACCTAATCACGCTGCTAATTTTTCTGGCAGCTGTATTTACATTGATCAACATCACAGTACTGAAGTTGCCCTCTACCATAGGGTTGATGGCTATTGCTCTGATGATGTCGGTTGTGATCCTATTGCTTGGATACGTATTTCCTGCAGTCGGTGGGGTTGCAGAATCTATTATAGAAGAATTTGATTTTCAGGAAGTCCTCCTCAATGTCATGCTCAACTTCCTGCTGTTTGCAGGAGCATTAAGTATCAATTTGAAGAAATTAATGGAAGAAAGGGTGCCGGTATTTACCCTGGCGACACTTGGGACGCTCATGTCCACTTTCATTGTTGGATACCTGATCTACTGGACTTTCCCAATACTGGGTTACAAAATTGAATTGATCTATTGTTTGTTATTCGGGGCATTGATCTCACCTACAGACCCAATTGCAGTATTGGCACTCGTGAAGAAATTCAACCTCTCCAAAAACCTGGAGATGAAAATCGCCGGAGAATCGCTTTTTAATGATGGGGTAGGTGTTGTGGTATTCCTGACTATTTTGGGAATCGCCGCACCAGAAGCCATGCATCACGGAGGAGCAGAAGCTGCTGAAGCACATGCTCCTGGGGCGGCTGATATCGCCATGCTGTTCGGAAAAGAAGTGATTGGCGGCGTGCTTATGGGAGCTATTTTTGGTTTCCTGGGTTTCCGATTATTGGATTTTATTGATAATGATCACGTAGAGCTTGAAGTTCTCGTTACCCTGACACTTGTCATGGTAGGCGGGCGCATTGCTGAGTTGCTACACGTTTCAGCTCCTTTGGCTATGGTGGTGATGGGACTCTTCATTGGTAACGAAGGTCGGGATGAAAATCTCGCAAATGCGACCGGAGAGTACGTTTTCAAATTCTGGCACTTACTCGATGAAGCTTTAAATGCCATTCTGTTCATATTGATCGGATTGGAAATGATCGTTATTGCGAAAACTTTCTCTATCGACATGATCATTGTTGGTGTAGTAGGGATTATGATTGTGCTATTTGCCAGGTTTTTGGGAGTTTCTATTCCTATCAGTATCCTTTCGCTTCGCAGAAAGTTTGAAGAAGGGACCATAAAAATATTATGGTGGGGAGGCCTTCGTGGAGGTATTTCTGTTGCGCTGGCGCTTTCTTTGTCTGATGTAGCGGGTATTCCTGAAGAAGTGAAGAATATTATATTGTTCACCACCTATTGTTGTGTGGTGTTCTCAATCCTGGTACAGGGGCTTACCATCCCTATGCTATTGAAAAAGTAA
- a CDS encoding D-alanyl-D-alanine carboxypeptidase, with the protein MKRIAVERDVRRLVDKSDVFRNELIGMSVYDPYLEKYVVDINADKYFTPASNTKLLTLYASELNLKDSIPTFAYTQRGDSLIIQPLGDPTFLHPDFEQQVAIQRLRGFGLKKLYIQYPEIDFPGYGPGWSWDDFGYAFQPERNAFPIYGNLVWVEQHSATKVTPDFFEDFVEFTEVRPPYRRDRNQNLFQFIKKSPDLDTLIQVSPFVPSRELVHELLADTLKAGISQVATQYSLPDTIFNGRSLPMTALMMLRSDNFLAEQMLYMAAVQKQSGSMEGFIHSMKTGDMKFAPDSLIWVDGSGLSRYNMLTPRTLVSILHETYLNTPWPEIEVVFPTGGVSGTIRSWYGAEAPYVFAKTGTLRHNHCLSGFIKTKSGKTLIFSFMNNHFTRSNAEIKRAMQTLLEDIRDSY; encoded by the coding sequence GTGAAGCGAATTGCAGTAGAAAGGGATGTCAGGCGCCTGGTCGATAAATCTGATGTCTTCCGAAATGAATTGATCGGAATGTCCGTTTACGATCCCTATTTAGAGAAATATGTGGTCGACATCAATGCAGACAAGTATTTTACTCCTGCCTCGAATACCAAGTTACTGACGTTGTATGCGTCGGAATTGAACTTGAAAGATTCCATTCCAACGTTCGCCTACACGCAGCGCGGCGACAGCCTGATTATTCAACCTTTAGGTGACCCCACGTTCCTGCATCCTGATTTTGAGCAACAGGTTGCCATACAGCGATTAAGGGGTTTTGGGCTCAAAAAATTATACATCCAGTATCCTGAAATTGATTTTCCGGGTTATGGTCCCGGATGGTCGTGGGATGATTTCGGGTACGCCTTTCAGCCTGAACGCAATGCTTTCCCGATTTATGGCAATTTGGTTTGGGTAGAACAGCATTCAGCAACCAAAGTAACACCTGATTTCTTTGAAGACTTTGTAGAATTTACGGAGGTACGTCCTCCATATCGCCGGGACAGGAACCAAAACTTGTTTCAATTCATCAAAAAATCACCCGATCTCGACACCCTGATCCAGGTCTCACCTTTTGTTCCATCCAGAGAACTGGTACATGAACTGCTCGCTGATACCTTAAAGGCGGGCATTTCACAAGTAGCCACTCAATATTCTTTACCGGATACCATTTTCAACGGACGTTCTCTCCCAATGACGGCCCTGATGATGCTTCGAAGTGATAATTTCCTCGCAGAACAAATGCTGTACATGGCGGCTGTTCAAAAACAATCAGGAAGCATGGAAGGGTTCATTCATAGCATGAAAACTGGAGACATGAAATTCGCTCCGGATTCATTGATCTGGGTCGATGGGTCTGGACTAAGTCGATACAATATGTTAACTCCGCGGACCCTTGTCAGTATCCTCCACGAAACTTATCTCAATACGCCATGGCCTGAAATCGAGGTGGTATTCCCAACGGGGGGTGTTAGTGGTACGATCAGGAGCTGGTATGGTGCGGAAGCACCTTATGTATTTGCGAAGACCGGGACTTTAAGGCACAACCATTGTCTCAGTGGATTCATAAAAACAAAATCGGGTAAAACGTTGATCTTCAGTTTTATGAACAACCATTTTACCCGATCTAATGCAGAGATCAAGCGAGCCATGCAGACCCTGCTTGAAGATATCCGTGATTCTTACTGA